The Limnospira fusiformis SAG 85.79 genomic interval ATGATTTTATATGAGTCTCCCCACCGACTGCGACAGACTTTGAGCGATTTAATCGATATTTTGGGCGACGATCATGGTGTGGTGATCGCGCGGGAATTAACCAAACTCCATGAGGAATTTTGGCGCGGTAGCCTGGGGGGGGCGGCGGAATATTACCAAAACAGGGAAGTCCGAGGAGAATTAACTATTGCGATCGCACCAGTTACACCCACAACCCCCACCCTGTCAGAGGAAGATATCCTCGCGCAATTACAACAGTTACTACAGCAGGGACTGTCGCGATCGCAAGCCAGTCGCCAGTTAGCCGAAAATTTATCACTGTCCCGTCGCCAAATTTATCAACTCGCCCTTACCCTTGCTGACCAATAACACTAAAATGTAAAGTAACGTTAAGACAAAATCCACAAAATATCATGGTACTATTCGGATTCGGCAAGAAAAAATCTCTCCCTAAGCCAGAAGAAGCCCTTCCTGGACGCGATCGAGTCATGTCAGTTCCTGATCGCCACTATATCAATGGGAACCCCCTTAAACCCCCTTTTCCCGAAGGCATGGAACAAGCCGTTTTTGGTTTGGGCTGCTTTTGGGGCGCTGAACGGAAATTCTGGCAACAGCAGGGCGTGTTTAGCACCGCTGTAGGCTATGCGGGAGGATATACCAAAAATCCCACCTATGAAGAGGTTTGCAGCGGTATGACTGGTCATACAGAAGTGGTATTGGTGGTATTTGACCCCAAAGTGATCAGTTATACTGATTTACTCAAACTCTTCTGGGAAAGCCATAACCCCACCCAGGGAATGCGCCAGGGTAATGATACCGGAACTCAATATCGATCCGCTATTTATACC includes:
- the msrA gene encoding peptide-methionine (S)-S-oxide reductase MsrA gives rise to the protein MVLFGFGKKKSLPKPEEALPGRDRVMSVPDRHYINGNPLKPPFPEGMEQAVFGLGCFWGAERKFWQQQGVFSTAVGYAGGYTKNPTYEEVCSGMTGHTEVVLVVFDPKVISYTDLLKLFWESHNPTQGMRQGNDTGTQYRSAIYTYSDEQQRLALASRDRYQQALSAASYGEITTEIAPAQEFYYAEAYHQQYLGKNPNGYCGLGGTGVGCPAMTETSV